The Nocardia arthritidis genome has a window encoding:
- a CDS encoding dihydrofolate reductase family protein, with amino-acid sequence MRKLVALEHMTVDGYVDSGEGMGFEWTFPGMSEEVSAFAGHVIGDVDTAMYGRKTYLGMYGHWSAVPDNPDAGASDLAHADWVNNVAKVVASTTLESADWHNSRLISTDLTAAVQDLKSADGETIMIFASPVLVHSLAAADLIDEYRVFVHPVVIGGGTPLFAPKSNLGPTLAESNIFDNGVVYLRYAVA; translated from the coding sequence ATGCGCAAACTGGTCGCCCTCGAGCACATGACCGTCGACGGCTATGTCGATTCGGGCGAGGGTATGGGCTTCGAATGGACGTTCCCCGGAATGTCCGAGGAGGTCTCCGCCTTCGCCGGACATGTCATCGGGGATGTGGACACCGCGATGTACGGCCGCAAAACCTACCTCGGCATGTACGGCCACTGGAGCGCGGTGCCCGACAACCCGGACGCGGGCGCGAGCGACCTCGCACACGCCGACTGGGTCAACAATGTCGCCAAGGTCGTCGCCTCCACCACCCTGGAATCGGCCGACTGGCACAACTCCCGGCTGATCTCCACCGACCTCACCGCCGCCGTCCAGGACCTGAAATCCGCCGACGGCGAGACCATCATGATCTTCGCCAGCCCCGTCCTGGTCCACTCGCTCGCCGCCGCAGACCTGATCGACGAATACCGCGTCTTCGTCCACCCGGTCGTAATAGGCGGCGGCACACCCCTTTTCGCCCCGAAGAGCAACCTCGGCCCGACCCTCGCCGAATCCAACATCTTCGACAACGGGGTCGTCTACCTCC
- a CDS encoding cutinase family protein, producing the protein MRLKKIVAALGASAALTSGLVFGTGSASADSGCPSLYVVAVPGTWETGHDKKPQPGMLAGVTNNMPGSVDVDYVTYAATAFPWEGDVYGASKKEAVDNARGMAENMLNRCGNTRLALVGYSQGADAAGDLAAEIGTGVSPIRPERLAAVGLISDPRRSPSDTQIGPFAPGAGAGGARPGGFGWVSDRVRTICDPQDLYCSTADDDFVTRFAGFLAQSSEANPANIWRYQLELGSIMGDLFAHGGIPTLQSQLSDSANEQRAKDLEHFYKSQAHTLYGSYSVGGGQTAVSWMHNWIAGQA; encoded by the coding sequence ATGCGGTTGAAGAAGATTGTCGCGGCTCTCGGTGCATCCGCGGCGTTGACATCTGGTTTGGTGTTCGGCACCGGATCGGCGAGTGCCGATTCCGGCTGCCCGAGTCTGTATGTGGTTGCCGTTCCCGGCACTTGGGAAACCGGTCACGACAAGAAGCCGCAGCCCGGCATGCTGGCAGGCGTCACGAACAACATGCCCGGTTCGGTCGACGTCGACTATGTGACCTACGCCGCCACCGCCTTCCCTTGGGAGGGTGACGTTTACGGCGCGTCGAAGAAGGAAGCCGTCGACAATGCCCGCGGCATGGCGGAGAACATGCTCAACCGCTGCGGCAACACCCGGCTCGCGCTGGTCGGCTACAGCCAGGGCGCCGATGCGGCGGGCGATCTCGCGGCCGAAATCGGCACCGGCGTCAGCCCGATCCGTCCGGAGCGTCTCGCCGCCGTCGGCCTGATCTCCGACCCGCGCCGCTCGCCCTCCGACACACAGATCGGCCCGTTCGCTCCGGGCGCCGGCGCCGGTGGCGCCCGCCCGGGCGGTTTCGGTTGGGTCAGCGACCGCGTTCGCACCATCTGCGATCCGCAGGACCTCTACTGCTCCACCGCGGACGACGATTTCGTCACCCGCTTCGCCGGCTTCCTGGCGCAGAGTTCGGAGGCGAACCCGGCCAACATCTGGCGCTATCAGCTCGAGCTCGGCTCGATCATGGGCGACCTGTTCGCGCACGGCGGTATCCCGACCCTGCAGTCGCAGCTGTCGGATTCGGCGAACGAGCAGCGCGCCAAGGATCTGGAGCACTTCTACAAGTCGCAGGCGCACACGCTGTACGGCAGCTACTCGGTGGGTGGCGGTCAGACGGCTGTCTCCTGGATGCACAACTGGATCGCCGGACAGGCCTGA
- a CDS encoding histidine phosphatase family protein — MQLILVRHAQPLRTVLADGIADPELAPIGLEQAERVPAALSQHRIRRVVASPQRRAAATAAPLAAKLGLGVEIVDDLAEYDRDLPAYIPIEDAKTEFRAVYERIKSGHLPEQIDAPAFIGRVLGAVAELAANTEPADTVVVFAHGGVINVLLQDVLGLARPLTFPIDYCSITRILFSRTGRRTAATINENGHVWDLLPRNIAARD, encoded by the coding sequence GTGCAGTTGATTCTCGTGCGGCACGCGCAGCCGCTGCGGACGGTGCTCGCGGACGGCATCGCCGATCCCGAGCTGGCACCGATCGGGTTGGAGCAGGCCGAGCGGGTGCCCGCGGCGTTGAGCCAGCATCGAATTCGCCGCGTGGTCGCCAGTCCGCAGCGCCGTGCGGCGGCGACCGCGGCGCCGCTCGCGGCCAAACTCGGCCTGGGCGTCGAAATCGTCGACGATCTCGCCGAATACGATCGCGACCTGCCCGCCTACATCCCGATCGAGGATGCCAAGACCGAATTCCGCGCGGTATACGAGCGGATCAAATCCGGGCACCTGCCGGAACAGATCGACGCGCCCGCGTTCATCGGCCGGGTGCTCGGCGCCGTCGCCGAACTCGCCGCGAATACCGAACCCGCCGACACCGTCGTGGTTTTCGCGCACGGCGGCGTGATCAACGTGCTGCTGCAGGACGTGCTCGGCCTGGCCCGCCCGCTGACCTTCCCGATCGACTACTGCTCGATCACCCGAATCCTGTTCTCCCGCACCGGCCGCCGCACCGCCGCGACGATCAACGAGAACGGGCACGTCTGGGATCTGTTGCCGCGCAATATCGCGGCGCGCGATTAG
- the lysX gene encoding bifunctional lysylphosphatidylglycerol synthetase/lysine--tRNA ligase LysX: MTSTQARQHTDSEPPEKATPPVPHRGHGRLREVPHITGMVLGVFAVLCFLWSLSPGLRFLTHVPRRYVDLYYFDAPDTSLVWALVVGLLAGATASRKRIAWWLLVGYQGLFCLGNVTEFLGSHNVNNLVAGIVQLTVIGVLIAAWPEFYTKVRRGAGWKALGTLAAGLAIGWLFGWGLIELFPGTLPSGVQRPLWAMYRVTATVLVDNEHFDGHPRPFVNFLLGLFGAIALLTAVIVLLRSQRAANAMTGVDESAIRGLLERSDVEDSLGYFATRRDKAVVFAPSGKAAITYRVELGVSLASGDPIGIREAWPQAIDAWLRQADQFGWAPAVMGASELGATAYRRAGLSALRLGDEAILDTRAFSLAGPEMKQVRQAANRLRKHGIEVRIRRHREVPADEFPQVIARADAWRDTETERGFSMALGRLGDPLDGDCLLVEAVNPQGRVLGMLSMVPWGRTGVSLELMRRDPKSPNGTVELMISQLALTSDQHGITKVSLNFAVFRSVFEEGGRIGAGPVLRLWRGVLLFFSRWWQLEALYRSNVKYQPHWVPRFFLFEERRQLPRVAVASALAEGFLPRFGKEPDTAVHTGLHSAVPPTLTGLRVDGSAPDLPETDGTEHLSRRPEQVRVRMEKLDRLAATGVEAYPVAYPPTHTVAEARRSPRGTTVRVCGRLLRIRDYGGVIFAVVRDWSGEIQLVIDRDRVGAERSGAFSDLFDLGDLIEVSGQIGQSRRGELSLLAADWRMLGKCLHPLPDKWKGLADPEARVRQRYVDMAINTDIREVLAKRSAVVRSLRDSLHGLGYLEVETPILQQVHGGANAAPFHTHINAYDLDLYLRIAPELYLKRLCVGGMEKVFEIGRTFRNEGVDFSHNPEFTILEAYEAHSDYERMMHICRQLIQHAALAANGAMVAMRPKPDGSFEQVDISGDWSVKTVHGAVSDALGTEITPATDLETLRNLCEKAKVPYQHGWDAGQVVLEMYEHLVEARTEEPTFYIDFPTSVSPLTRAHRSIPGVTERWDLVAWGVELGTAYSELTDPVEQRRRLTEQSLLAANGDPEAMELDEDFLQALEHAMPPTGGLGMGVDRIVMLITGRSIRETLPFPLVKPR, encoded by the coding sequence GGGTTGCGGTTCCTGACGCATGTGCCGCGCCGCTATGTCGACCTGTATTACTTCGACGCCCCGGACACCAGCCTGGTGTGGGCCTTGGTGGTCGGTCTGCTCGCCGGTGCGACCGCGAGCCGCAAACGGATTGCCTGGTGGCTGCTCGTCGGCTATCAGGGGCTGTTCTGTCTCGGCAATGTGACCGAATTCCTCGGCTCGCACAATGTGAACAATCTGGTCGCCGGGATCGTCCAGCTGACCGTGATCGGCGTGCTGATCGCCGCGTGGCCCGAGTTCTACACCAAGGTGCGCCGCGGTGCGGGGTGGAAGGCGTTGGGCACCTTGGCCGCCGGGCTGGCCATCGGGTGGCTGTTCGGTTGGGGTCTGATCGAGCTGTTCCCGGGGACGCTGCCGAGCGGCGTGCAGCGGCCGCTGTGGGCGATGTATCGAGTGACGGCGACAGTGCTGGTGGACAACGAGCATTTCGACGGTCACCCCCGACCGTTCGTCAACTTCCTGCTCGGCCTGTTCGGCGCGATCGCGCTGTTGACCGCGGTGATCGTGCTGCTGCGTTCGCAGCGCGCGGCGAACGCGATGACCGGCGTCGACGAGTCGGCCATCCGGGGTCTGCTGGAACGGTCCGATGTCGAGGATTCGCTGGGCTATTTCGCTACCCGCCGAGACAAGGCGGTGGTGTTCGCACCGAGCGGTAAGGCCGCCATCACCTATCGGGTGGAGCTCGGCGTCTCCCTGGCCAGCGGCGATCCGATCGGCATCCGCGAGGCGTGGCCGCAGGCGATCGACGCGTGGCTGCGCCAGGCCGACCAATTCGGTTGGGCCCCGGCGGTGATGGGTGCGAGCGAACTCGGCGCCACCGCATATCGCCGGGCCGGACTTTCCGCGCTGCGCCTCGGCGACGAGGCGATCCTGGACACCCGCGCTTTCTCGCTGGCCGGTCCGGAGATGAAGCAGGTCCGCCAGGCCGCGAACCGGCTGCGCAAACACGGCATCGAGGTGCGCATCCGCAGGCACCGCGAGGTTCCGGCCGACGAGTTCCCGCAGGTGATCGCGCGTGCCGACGCGTGGCGCGATACCGAGACCGAACGCGGTTTCTCGATGGCGCTCGGCCGCCTCGGCGATCCGCTCGACGGCGACTGCCTGCTGGTGGAGGCGGTGAATCCGCAGGGCCGGGTGCTCGGCATGCTGTCGATGGTGCCGTGGGGGCGGACCGGTGTCTCGCTGGAGTTGATGCGCCGAGATCCCAAGAGCCCCAACGGCACCGTGGAGCTGATGATCTCCCAGCTGGCGCTGACCTCCGATCAGCACGGCATCACCAAGGTGTCGCTGAACTTCGCGGTATTCCGTTCGGTATTCGAGGAGGGCGGCCGGATCGGCGCCGGGCCGGTGCTGCGGCTGTGGCGCGGCGTGCTGCTGTTCTTCTCCCGCTGGTGGCAGCTGGAGGCGCTGTACCGCTCCAATGTGAAATACCAACCGCATTGGGTGCCAAGGTTTTTCCTGTTCGAGGAGCGTAGGCAGCTGCCGCGGGTCGCGGTGGCCAGCGCACTCGCCGAGGGCTTCCTGCCGCGCTTCGGCAAAGAGCCCGATACCGCCGTGCACACCGGCCTGCACAGCGCGGTACCGCCGACGCTCACCGGCCTGCGGGTCGACGGCAGCGCGCCGGATCTACCGGAAACCGATGGCACCGAACATCTTTCGCGCCGCCCGGAACAGGTCCGGGTGCGGATGGAGAAGCTGGACCGGCTAGCCGCCACCGGAGTCGAGGCATATCCGGTCGCCTACCCGCCGACGCATACGGTGGCCGAGGCCAGGCGTTCACCGCGCGGCACCACCGTCCGGGTGTGCGGCAGGCTGCTGCGCATCCGCGACTACGGCGGTGTCATCTTCGCGGTGGTGCGCGACTGGTCCGGCGAGATCCAACTGGTCATCGACCGCGACCGGGTCGGCGCCGAACGCAGCGGCGCGTTCAGCGATCTGTTCGACCTCGGGGACCTGATCGAGGTCAGCGGGCAGATCGGCCAGAGCCGCCGCGGCGAACTCTCGCTGCTCGCCGCCGACTGGCGGATGCTCGGCAAATGCCTACACCCACTGCCGGACAAGTGGAAGGGTCTGGCCGACCCGGAGGCGCGGGTGCGCCAGCGCTACGTCGATATGGCGATCAACACCGATATCCGCGAGGTGCTCGCCAAACGCAGCGCGGTGGTGCGCTCGCTGCGGGATTCGCTGCACGGCTTGGGATATCTCGAGGTGGAGACCCCGATCCTGCAGCAGGTGCACGGCGGCGCGAACGCCGCTCCGTTCCACACCCACATCAACGCCTACGACCTCGACCTGTACCTGCGCATCGCGCCGGAGCTGTACCTCAAGCGGCTGTGCGTGGGCGGTATGGAGAAGGTGTTCGAGATCGGCCGCACCTTCCGCAACGAGGGGGTCGACTTCAGCCACAATCCGGAGTTCACCATCCTCGAGGCGTACGAGGCGCACAGCGATTACGAGCGGATGATGCACATCTGCCGCCAGCTCATCCAGCATGCGGCGCTGGCCGCCAACGGTGCGATGGTCGCCATGCGGCCCAAGCCGGACGGGTCGTTCGAGCAGGTGGACATCTCCGGCGACTGGTCGGTGAAGACGGTGCACGGCGCGGTATCCGACGCGCTCGGCACCGAGATCACCCCCGCGACCGATCTGGAGACGCTGCGCAACCTGTGCGAGAAGGCGAAGGTGCCGTACCAGCACGGCTGGGATGCGGGCCAGGTGGTGCTGGAAATGTACGAGCACCTGGTGGAGGCGCGCACCGAGGAACCGACCTTCTATATCGACTTCCCGACCTCGGTATCGCCGCTGACCAGGGCGCACCGCAGCATCCCCGGCGTCACCGAGCGCTGGGACCTGGTGGCGTGGGGCGTCGAACTCGGCACGGCGTACAGCGAACTCACCGATCCGGTCGAACAGCGGCGCAGGCTCACCGAACAGTCGCTGCTCGCGGCCAACGGCGATCCGGAGGCGATGGAGCTGGACGAGGACTTCCTGCAGGCGCTCGAGCACGCGATGCCGCCGACCGGCGGTCTCGGCATGGGCGTCGACCGGATCGTCATGCTGATCACCGGCCGCAGCATCCGCGAAACGCTGCCGTTCCCACTGGTGAAACCGCGCTGA